In Oncorhynchus keta strain PuntledgeMale-10-30-2019 chromosome 19, Oket_V2, whole genome shotgun sequence, a single genomic region encodes these proteins:
- the LOC118377816 gene encoding myelin P2 protein-like, translating to MVDKFVGTWKMISSDNFDDYMKALGVGFATRQVGNRTKPSLIINMDDQGMICVKSQSTFKTVEIKFKLNEPFEETTADDRKTMTVFTLENGNLVQKQNWDGKETIIEREVTGDGKLIAKCVMGDVVAVRTYVKEA from the exons ATGGTTGACAAGTTTGTGGGGACCTGGAAAATGATTTCCAGCGATAACTTTGATGACTACATGAAAGCTTTGG GTGTTGGCTTCGCGACTCGACAGGTGGGAAACCGCACCAAGCCGAGTCTCATCATCAACATGGACGACCAAGGAATGATCTGTGTGAAATCCCAGAGCACTTTCAAAACGGTTGAGATTAAATTCAAACTCAACGAGCCTTTCGAGGAAACAACCGCCGACGACAGAAAAACAATG ACCGTTTTTACTCTTGAAAATGGCAACCTTGTGCAAAAACAGAACTGGGACGGAAAAGAGAcgataatagagagagaggtaactgGTGATGGAAAGTTGATAGCG AAATGCGTGATGGGGGATGTGGTTGCGGTGAGGACATACGTGAAGGAGGCGTGA